In Haladaptatus cibarius D43, the sequence GAAACGGTAAAATACTACCCCGGAACTAGTGTCAAATATATCAACCTACTCGAACCGTTTTCGCACGCTTTCGGCGTGTGCCTCCAACCCTTCTGCCTCCGCGAGCGTCGTAATCGTCGCCGAGAGCGAATCGAGCGAATCTTCGTCCAGTCGCTGAACCGTGGTCGAGCGAAGGAACGTATCGACCGACAGCCCACCCGTGATTTTCGCCAATCCAGTCGTCGGCAGGACGTGGTTCGTCCCCGAGGCGTAATCGCCCGCCGCGACAGGGGTGTACGAACCCAAAAAGACACTTCCCGCGCTGTCGATGCGGTTCAGGAGTTCCTCGTCGTTTTCGGCCTGAATCGAGAGGTGTTCTGCGGCGTACTCCTCCGCGAACAGCAGCCCCTCGCTCATCGACCTGGCGACGAACACGCCGCTCGCGTCGTTTTCGAGTGCGGCCCAAATCACGTCCTCGCGCTCGCGTTCGCCCGCCTGCCGGTCGATTTCTTCGACGATTTCCTCGGCAAAGTCGGCATCGTCGGTCACCGTAACCGCCGACGCATTTTCGTCGTGTTCGGCCTGCGCGACCATGTCGCTGGCGACGTGTTTCGGATTCGCCGACGCGTCGGCGAGGACGAGCAGTTCGCTCGGCCCGGCGAGGAAGTCGATTGCCACATCGCCCTGTACCTCGGCTTTCGCCGCCGTCACCCAGCGATTGCCGGGGCCGACGATTTTCTGTACGCGGTCTACCTGCTCGGTTCCGTAGGCCATCGCGGCGATTGCCTGCGCTCCGCCGACGCGGTACACCCTGTCCGCGCCCGCGGCGTGAATCGCGGCCAGCGTGATGGAATTCTGTGGTTCCCCCGGCGGCGTGGCCACCGCGACCTGTTCTACTCCGGCGACTTTCGCGGGGATGACGCCCATCAACGCGCTGGAGGGGTACGCCGCGGTGCCCCCGGGAGCGTACACGCCAACGCGCTCGATGGGTCGG encodes:
- the hisD gene encoding histidinol dehydrogenase codes for the protein MNTKEIADLGPDERRALFDRDAGIESVRSDVRDIIDRVRTEGDVAVREFCRDFDGVEVGNIDITDDAERAYEEIDAEIREAIEDAAENIREFHEAQLPEDWHEDFDGRELGRRFRPIERVGVYAPGGTAAYPSSALMGVIPAKVAGVEQVAVATPPGEPQNSITLAAIHAAGADRVYRVGGAQAIAAMAYGTEQVDRVQKIVGPGNRWVTAAKAEVQGDVAIDFLAGPSELLVLADASANPKHVASDMVAQAEHDENASAVTVTDDADFAEEIVEEIDRQAGEREREDVIWAALENDASGVFVARSMSEGLLFAEEYAAEHLSIQAENDEELLNRIDSAGSVFLGSYTPVAAGDYASGTNHVLPTTGLAKITGGLSVDTFLRSTTVQRLDEDSLDSLSATITTLAEAEGLEAHAESVRKRFE